From a single Rutidosis leptorrhynchoides isolate AG116_Rl617_1_P2 chromosome 5, CSIRO_AGI_Rlap_v1, whole genome shotgun sequence genomic region:
- the LOC139847304 gene encoding villin-3-like, translating to MVNLCLKVLKLVNISVVTGKEQMKYSCCQSRCLCGQCIFGIDVLHRKLFLSSCKVMDEARTAIKTVELDAILGDTREFKEIEEEEFQIRLYICEGKRAVRLKQVPFSRSILNHDDVFILDTKDKILQFNGIDFKFCLYEILHITMVENGSRSSLVTSPSRVSQKRLISRSTQKSRVKVGHYDRKLQAKGDSGEFWVIFGGFAPISKKVASDDHIVIEKTPPKLYCIAKGQVKHVDGELSKSLFENSKCHLLDCGSEVFVWVGRVTQVDERKAAMQAAEVGHCYGQDFGQYEFGLKRNIMK from the exons atgg TAAATCTCTGCTTGAAGGTGCTTAAG TTGGTGAATATTAGTGTAGTGACTGGAAAAGAACAAATGAAATATAGTTGTTGTCAGTCTCGGTGTCTTTGTGGCCAATGTATCTTTGGAATTGATGTGTTGCATAGAAAGTTGTTTCTTAGTAGTTGCAAA GTTATG GATGAAGCTAGAACAGCAATAAAGACAGTCGAACTTGATGCGATTCTTGGTGATACGCGCG aatttaaggaaattgaagaagaagaatttCAAATACGATTGTACATATGCGAAGGAAAACGAGCTGTCAGATTGAAGCAG GTACCTTTCTCTCGATCTATATTGAATCATGATGATGTCTTTATCTTGGATACAAAGGATAAGATTTTACAATTTAATGGG ATTGATTTTAAGTTTTGTCTGTATGAAATTTTACATATTACCATGGTTGAAAACGGCAGTCGCAGCAGTTTGGTGACTAGCCCCTCCCGTGTTTCCCAAAAACGTCTAATTAGTCGGTCAACGCAAAAAAGTCGGGTCAAAGTTGGTCATT ATGACCGAAAGCTACAAGCGAAGGGTGACTCGGGTGAATTTTGGGTCATATTTGGCGGGTTTGCGCCTATTAGCAAAAAGGTCGCAAGTGATGATCATATAGTCATAGAAAAGACTCCTCCAAAACTTTATTG CATTGCTAAAGGTCAGGTTAAGCACGTAGATGGCGAACTTTCGAAATCGTTATTTGAAAACAGCAAATGCCATCTTTTGGATTGTGGGTCGGAGGTGTTTGTTTGGGTCGGCCGAGTAACACAAGTGGATGAAAGAAAAGCTGCGATGCAAGCTGCTGAGGTAGGCCATTGTT ATGGTCAGGATTTTGGTCAATATGAGTTTGGGTTGAAAAGGAACATAATGAAATAG